In one Vulgatibacter incomptus genomic region, the following are encoded:
- a CDS encoding tetratricopeptide repeat protein, which produces MASKRIDEHTEGTEGSSVTDGEKRLEPAGRRMLPFALPVAIGVVALMAVAIARLIVNDDPISETSGPEPMPAARAPLSAPPASLPADRPGLARLGGATFLYESPNGRVWGPGVVIGYADPFDALVLTSTEANASILYYGIPPGGDRRAVPTGVIREDRRLGLAIHSWRDVSRLGWRPEPVPLRDSSLALPGGVVAAGFRRPETRDDRSNEVAPVLVDASIDGETRLLDGTIQVAAPRGIELGPMIDEDGSLAGFVVPSPRGDAYQRFVPVGEIERFLAPRVTENLLRYTMDERGHCSVQLLLVVEHLFRAPEVKVRFLQPDVSPVEVALKEETEWSKSRATAKVDLDRCQVGRFPLEFELEDPKGTTVWRPTDLWIEPTETPRSIFLRFPLLETKRIDGNESSWPPFQQDLALAEAGSRSASSTNEPAKWRTGCDRGIGYACARAGDAALPESGREARAFYERGCKAGNALACLRLGAFHDAWSPEPTSPALARSSYEKACQLGLAVGCSSAARTKKASAGAGEIELLDRSCRLGSPFGCWNLAFMHLEMGGDEGRGLAALETLCEWGFGEGCEMLGTLLAFGDEARRDLQGASRFFTRACGSTCVKAFAFRDLLEERSSFREPPPAERRMPGWIWDASSERPWIEQIFDPEASNWLSDAMGRWIEPCAAHERFLNGSPGLRGPKRTLSMSVKVDKGRIAGQSVRESTGIPSSCIVAPGGMEVRAAFGASGDARVVREVE; this is translated from the coding sequence ATGGCGTCGAAGCGAATCGACGAACACACCGAGGGGACCGAAGGATCGTCGGTAACGGACGGTGAGAAGCGGCTCGAGCCGGCGGGAAGGCGGATGTTGCCGTTCGCGTTGCCGGTCGCGATCGGCGTCGTGGCGCTGATGGCCGTCGCGATCGCCCGGCTGATCGTGAACGACGATCCCATTTCCGAGACATCGGGCCCGGAGCCGATGCCCGCCGCCCGCGCTCCGTTGTCGGCACCACCCGCGAGTCTGCCTGCGGACCGCCCGGGCCTGGCGCGCCTCGGTGGCGCCACCTTCCTCTACGAGAGCCCGAACGGCAGGGTCTGGGGGCCTGGCGTGGTCATCGGTTACGCCGATCCGTTCGACGCCCTCGTCCTGACGTCCACGGAAGCCAACGCCTCGATCCTGTACTACGGGATCCCTCCCGGCGGCGATCGACGAGCCGTCCCCACCGGTGTGATTCGCGAGGATCGAAGGCTCGGCCTGGCCATCCATTCGTGGCGTGACGTTTCCCGGTTGGGATGGCGGCCGGAGCCCGTGCCCCTCCGCGATTCCTCGCTGGCGCTTCCCGGCGGGGTGGTCGCCGCCGGATTCCGGAGGCCCGAGACGCGCGACGACCGCTCGAACGAGGTCGCTCCCGTTCTGGTCGACGCGTCGATCGATGGCGAGACGCGGCTCCTGGATGGAACGATCCAGGTCGCCGCTCCGAGGGGGATCGAGCTCGGTCCCATGATCGACGAAGACGGATCGCTGGCAGGCTTCGTCGTGCCGTCCCCCCGCGGAGACGCCTACCAGCGGTTCGTTCCCGTGGGGGAGATCGAGCGGTTCCTGGCCCCGCGTGTGACGGAGAACCTCCTCCGCTACACGATGGACGAGCGGGGACACTGTTCCGTCCAGCTCCTGCTCGTGGTCGAGCACCTGTTCCGGGCACCGGAGGTGAAGGTCAGGTTCCTCCAGCCGGACGTCTCTCCCGTCGAAGTCGCGCTGAAGGAGGAGACGGAGTGGTCCAAGTCGCGCGCGACCGCCAAGGTCGACCTGGACCGATGCCAGGTGGGCCGGTTCCCGCTCGAGTTCGAACTGGAGGATCCGAAGGGCACGACCGTATGGCGGCCGACCGATCTCTGGATCGAGCCCACCGAGACACCTCGCTCGATCTTCCTCCGGTTCCCTCTCCTGGAGACGAAGCGGATCGATGGCAACGAATCCTCGTGGCCGCCGTTCCAGCAAGACCTGGCCCTGGCCGAAGCCGGGTCGCGATCCGCCTCGTCGACGAACGAGCCGGCGAAGTGGCGGACGGGATGCGACCGCGGGATCGGCTACGCCTGCGCGCGAGCGGGGGACGCCGCGCTGCCCGAGTCCGGGCGAGAGGCCCGAGCCTTCTACGAGCGCGGGTGCAAGGCCGGGAACGCGCTGGCCTGCCTTCGCCTCGGCGCCTTCCACGATGCCTGGTCTCCGGAACCCACCTCGCCCGCCCTGGCGAGATCCAGCTACGAAAAGGCCTGCCAGCTCGGACTCGCGGTCGGGTGCAGCTCTGCCGCGCGAACCAAGAAGGCGTCGGCGGGCGCCGGGGAGATCGAGCTCTTGGACCGGTCCTGTCGACTCGGGAGCCCCTTCGGATGCTGGAACCTCGCGTTCATGCATCTCGAGATGGGTGGCGACGAGGGCCGAGGCCTGGCTGCGCTCGAGACGCTCTGTGAATGGGGTTTCGGCGAGGGGTGCGAGATGCTCGGGACCCTCCTGGCCTTCGGAGACGAAGCTCGCCGTGACCTCCAGGGCGCATCGAGGTTCTTTACGCGAGCCTGCGGATCGACCTGCGTGAAGGCCTTCGCGTTCCGTGATCTCCTCGAGGAACGGTCGAGCTTCCGTGAGCCCCCTCCGGCCGAGCGACGGATGCCCGGATGGATCTGGGATGCGAGCAGCGAGAGGCCGTGGATCGAGCAGATCTTCGATCCGGAAGCGTCGAACTGGTTGTCCGACGCGATGGGGCGGTGGATCGAACCGTGTGCGGCCCACGAGCGATTCCTGAACGGGTCGCCGGGGCTGCGTGGTCCGAAGCGGACGCTGAGCATGAGCGTCAAGGTCGACAAAGGGCGGATTGCGGGACAATCGGTGAGGGAGTCAACCGGGATCCCCTCGTCCTGCATCGTCGCCCCTGGCGGCATGGAAGTGCGCGCCGCTTTCGGCGCGAGCGGCGATGCCCGTGTCGTCCGCGAGGTCGAGTAG
- a CDS encoding AAA family ATPase, which produces MSLAPFESIPEVESRLSGSGYLPSREIATTVFLAEKLDKPVLVEGPAGVGKTELALALSKATGRPLVRLQCYEGLDESKALYEWEYAKQLLYTQLVKEKISETLAGTHDLAEAVDRIGGSESVFFSERFLLPRPVLKALLADEPTVLLVDEIDKADPEFEAFLLEVLSDFAVTVPEIGTFRARHVPRVILTSNAARELSDALKRRCLHLFIDYPTREREVEIVRKRVPGIGKDLAAKVVETVQRVRGLDLKKSPSIAETLDWARALLILNASELSPQLLTETLNVLLKHEADIQRAREQARELVQA; this is translated from the coding sequence ATGTCCCTTGCGCCCTTCGAGAGCATCCCCGAGGTCGAGAGCCGTCTGTCGGGCTCCGGCTACCTGCCGTCCCGAGAGATCGCCACCACCGTCTTCCTCGCGGAGAAGCTGGACAAGCCGGTCCTGGTCGAGGGGCCGGCCGGGGTGGGGAAGACCGAGCTGGCCCTGGCGCTCTCCAAGGCCACGGGCCGCCCTCTCGTCCGGCTGCAGTGCTACGAGGGCCTCGACGAGAGCAAGGCGCTCTACGAGTGGGAGTACGCCAAGCAGCTCCTCTATACCCAGCTCGTGAAGGAGAAGATCAGCGAGACCCTCGCGGGCACCCACGACCTCGCCGAGGCCGTGGACCGCATCGGCGGGAGTGAGAGCGTCTTCTTCTCGGAGCGCTTCCTCCTGCCTCGCCCCGTGCTCAAGGCGCTCCTCGCCGACGAGCCGACGGTGCTCCTCGTGGACGAGATCGACAAGGCCGACCCGGAGTTCGAGGCCTTCCTGCTGGAGGTGCTCTCGGACTTTGCGGTCACAGTCCCCGAGATCGGCACCTTCCGCGCGCGCCACGTGCCCCGCGTGATCCTCACCTCGAACGCGGCCCGCGAGCTCTCCGACGCCCTCAAGCGCCGCTGCCTCCACCTCTTCATCGACTACCCGACCCGCGAGCGCGAGGTGGAGATCGTCCGCAAGCGCGTGCCCGGCATCGGCAAGGACCTGGCCGCGAAGGTGGTGGAGACGGTGCAGCGGGTCCGAGGGCTGGACCTCAAGAAGTCTCCCTCCATCGCCGAGACCCTGGACTGGGCCCGCGCGCTGCTGATCCTGAACGCCTCGGAGCTGAGCCCCCAGCTCCTCACCGAGACGCTGAACGTGCTCCTCAAGCACGAGGCCGACATCCAGCGCGCCCGAGAGCAGGCGCGGGAGCTGGTCCAGGCCTGA
- a CDS encoding metallophosphoesterase family protein, which translates to MKIAHLTDIHVADENDYGEPHEAHWRAKIHKHSERLLERLLADMAEQKPDHVVLTGDLTLTSKKEEFERARAYLDAGIPGIRVSALPGNHDRWRAEAMSGRWFEQSFGDRVSCDLGGDGFPYCHLAGDVAFVGLDSSPYDASSDPSDVKGRVSEVQLRAFERLGKDPRISSRFVVVLLHHHLRLSAEDASAEDPKDPTPLENAPEVEEALARIPVGVVLHGHRHKQMRLDLAVGGRQVPILCPGSATRVDERPDRTSRYGVYTVEAKALREVRTRAYVPSSDRFEWI; encoded by the coding sequence ATGAAGATCGCGCACCTGACCGACATCCACGTCGCGGACGAGAACGACTACGGGGAGCCGCACGAGGCCCACTGGCGGGCGAAGATCCACAAACACTCCGAGCGCCTGCTCGAGCGCCTCCTCGCCGACATGGCGGAGCAGAAGCCCGACCACGTGGTCCTCACCGGGGACCTCACGCTCACCTCGAAGAAGGAGGAGTTCGAGCGGGCGCGCGCCTACCTGGACGCCGGGATCCCCGGGATCCGGGTGTCGGCGCTTCCGGGGAACCACGATCGATGGCGCGCCGAGGCGATGTCGGGGCGCTGGTTCGAGCAGAGCTTCGGCGATCGGGTGAGCTGCGACCTCGGAGGCGACGGTTTTCCCTACTGCCACCTCGCGGGCGACGTGGCCTTCGTCGGCCTCGACTCCTCGCCCTACGACGCCTCGTCGGATCCATCCGACGTGAAGGGCCGGGTCTCCGAGGTGCAGCTCCGGGCCTTCGAGCGGCTCGGCAAGGATCCGCGGATCTCGTCGCGCTTCGTGGTGGTCCTCCTCCACCACCACCTGCGCCTCTCGGCGGAGGACGCCTCGGCGGAGGATCCCAAGGATCCCACGCCCCTGGAGAACGCCCCGGAGGTGGAGGAGGCGCTCGCCCGCATCCCGGTCGGCGTCGTCCTCCACGGCCACCGCCACAAGCAGATGCGCCTCGATCTGGCGGTCGGCGGGAGGCAGGTGCCGATCCTCTGTCCCGGCAGCGCCACCCGGGTGGACGAGCGCCCGGATCGCACCTCGCGCTACGGCGTCTACACGGTCGAGGCCAAGGCGCTGCGCGAAGTGCGTACCCGCGCGTACGTTCCTTCGAGCGATCGCTTCGAGTGGATTTGA